A genome region from Gossypium hirsutum isolate 1008001.06 chromosome A04, Gossypium_hirsutum_v2.1, whole genome shotgun sequence includes the following:
- the LOC107948518 gene encoding LOW QUALITY PROTEIN: calcium-dependent protein kinase 20 (The sequence of the model RefSeq protein was modified relative to this genomic sequence to represent the inferred CDS: inserted 1 base in 1 codon): MGNACAGPSNLGGNGFFQSVTQAVWRQRPPIQDQLPAANEDNSNKGSDESNKSKGSDDCQDSAATENTAPVPVKIPNAEPKNKEGNNANKASGQKPNNLKRLTSTELESVLGRKTGNMKELYSLGRKLGQGQFGTTFFCVEKSTAKEFACKSIAKRKLTSTDDLEDVRREVHIMHHLAGHPNVIQIIGAYEDAVAIYLVMEFCAGGELFDRIIQRGHYTERKAAALARVMVGVVQACHSLGVMHRDLKPENFLFINKDEDAPLKAIDFGLSMFFKPGEIFNDVVGSPYYVAPEVLQKHYGPECDVWSAGVIIYILLCGXPPFWDETEQGIFEQVMRGELDFTSEPWPSISNSAKDLVRRMLIKDPKRRLTAHEVLCHPWVQEDGIAPDKPLDSAVLSRLKQFSAMNKLKKIAIRVIADSLSEEEIAGLKEMFKMIDADNSGNITLEELKIGLEKVGSKLKDSEINGLMQAADIDNSGTIDYSEFIAAMLHLNKIQKEDHLFAAFNYFDKDGSGYITPDELQQACEQFGLQDVHLEDVIREVDQDNDGRIDYSEFVAMMQDTGLTGKHKTFKH, translated from the exons ATGGGGAACGCATGCGCTGGGCCAAGTAATCTTGGTGGGAATGGATTCTTCCAATCTGTCACACAGGCGGTTTGGCGGCAAAGGCCGCCTATTCAGGACCAATTGCCGGCGGCTAATGAAGATAACAGCAACAAAGGTTCCGACGAATCTAATAAATCCAAGGGCTCGGATGATTGTCAAGATTCCGCTGCAACTGAGAACACTGCCCCTGTACCCGTCAAGATCCCCAATGCGGAGCCCAAGAATAAGGAAGGGAACAATGCCAATAAGGCTTCGGGTCAAAAGCCAAACAATTTGAAGAGGTTGACAAGCACGGAACTGGAGTCAGTGCTTGGAAGGAAAACCGGGAATATGAAGGAGCTATATAGCTTGGGGCGTAAGTTAGGTCAAGGACAATTCGGAACAACGTTTTTCTGTGTTGAAAAAAGCACTGCGAAAGAGTTCGCCTGCAAATCCATTGCCAAGAGGAAGCTGACCTCAACTGATGATTTGGAGGATGTTAGAAGGGAGGTTCATATAATGCACCATCTCGCAGGTCACCCTAATGTGATACAAATCATAGGTGCTTACGAAGATGCTGTGGCTATTTATCTTGTTATGGAGTTTTGTGCTGGTGGGGAGCTTTTTGATAGAATCATTCAGAGAGGGCATTATACCGAGAGAAAGGCAGCTGCGCTTGCTAGGGTAATGGTTGGTGTTGTTCAAGCATGTCATTCTCTTGGTGTTATGCATCGTGACCTCAAGCCCGAAAATTTCCTGTTCATTAACAAGGATGAGGACGCCCCACTTAAAGCAATTGATTTTGGGCTTTCAATGTTCTTTAAGCCAG GTGAAATATTCAATGATGTGGTTGGAAGTCCATATTATGTGGCTCCAGAAGTGTTGCAGAAGCACTATGGTCCAGAATGTGATGTTTGGAGTGCTGGAGTGATCATTTATATTTTACTTTGTG GTCCCCCATTCTGGGATG AAACGGAGCAAGGGATATTTGAGCAGGTTATGAGAGGTGAACTCGACTTTACATCAGAGCCATGGCCTAGTATCTCTAACAGTGCAAAGGACTTGGTACGACGAATGCTTATAAAGGACCCTAAAAGGCGGTTGACAGCCCATGAAGTTCTTT GTCACCCTTGGGTTCAGGAGGATGGCATTGCTCCTGATAAACCTCTTGATTCAGCTGTCCTATCGCGTTTGAAGCAATTTTCTGCAATGAATAAGCTGAAGAAAATTGCCATCAGA GTCATTGCTGATAGCCTATCAGAAGAGGAAATTGCAGGCCTGAAAGAAATGTTTAAGATGATAGATGCAGATAACAGTGGGAATATCACTCTTGAGGAACTGAAAATTGGTTTGGAAAAAGTTGGTTCTAAGCTCAAGGATTCTGAGATTAATGGGTTAATGCAAGCT GCAGACATTGATAACAGTGGTACTATAGACTATAGCGAGTTCATAGCGGCCATGCTTCATCTAAACAAGATCCAGAAAGAGGATCATCTGTTTGCAGCTTTCAACTACTTTGACAAAGATGGAAGTGGCTACATTACTCCAGATGAGCTCCAACAGGCCTGTGAGCAGTTTGGCTTGCAAGATGTTCACTTGGAAGATGTAATACGTGAAGTTGACCAGGATAAC GATGGACGTATCGACTATAGTGAGTTTGTAGCTATGATGCAAGACACAGGTTTAACCGGAAAGCACAAAACATTTAAGCATTGA
- the LOC107893582 gene encoding sucrose-phosphatase 2: MDRITKAARLMIVSDLDHTMVDHHDPENLSLLRFNALWESNYRHDSLLVFSTGRSPTLYKQLRKEKPMLTPDITIMSVGTEITYGSSMLPDDGWVKILNQKWDRNIVIEETSKFPDLTLQAETEQRPHKVSFYVDKTKAQVVMKELSSRLEKRGLDVKLIYSGGMDLDVLPQGAGKGQALSYLLNKLKTEGTLPVNTLACGDSGNDAELFSIPDVYGVMVSNAQEELLQWHAENAKGNPNIIHAKERCAAGIIEAIGHFNLGSNTSPRDVADFVECKLDRVNPGYEVVKFYLFYERWRRGEAANCETYIASLKASCDPTATFVFPTGVEKTLHECIYAMKGCYGDQTGKQFRVWVDRVLSAPIGLNTWLVKFDKWELSGDERCCCVTTTKINAKGSGGASDGYTWVSVQQKWLEGYEKKDTSIWLF; encoded by the exons ATGGATCGGATTACTAAGGCCGCACGTCTCATGATAGTATCTGATCTTGATCATACGATG GTTGATCATCATGATCCCGAGAACTTGTCTTTACTTAGGTTTAATGCCCTTTGGGAATCGAATTATCGTCATGACTCTCTGCTGGTTTTTTCCACTGGGAGGTCACCTACACTCTACAAACAGCTGAGGAAAGAGAAACCCATGCTAACTCCCGATATAACTATTATGTCAGTGGGAACCGAGATAACATATGGCAGCTCGATGCTGCCTGATGATGGCTGGGttaaaattctgaatcagaaatgGGATAGGAACATAGTCATTGAAGAAACCAGCAAGTTTCCTGATCTCACTCTTCAG GCAGAAACAGAGCAGCGACCACACAAGGTTAGCTTTTACGTTGATAAGACTAAGGCCCAAGTAGTGATGAAGGAACTTTCTAGCCGTTTGGAAAAGCGAGGG TTGGATGTTAAACTAATTTATAGTGGGGGAATGGATTTGGATGTATTACCACAAGGTGCTGGCAAAGGACAGGCCCTCTCATATTTACTAAATAAGTTGAAGACTGAGGGAACACTACCTGTTAATACTCTTGCTTGCGGTGATTCCGGAAATGACGCTGAACTCTTCAGCATTCCAGATGTGTATGGAGTCATG GTCAGCAATGCCCAAGAAGAATTGTTGCAATGGCATGCTGAAAATGCAAAAGGTAATCCTAATATAATCCATGCAAAAGAAAGGTGTGCAGCTGGAATCATAGAAGCCATTGGACATTTTAATCTTGGTTCAAACACTTCTCCAAGAGATGTTGCTGATTTTGTGGAATGTAAGCTAGACCGTGTCAATCCAGGTTATGAAGTAGTGAAATTTTACTTGTTCTATGAGCGATGGAGGCGAGGGGAGGCTGCCAACTGCGAGACTTATATAGCAAGTCTGAAAGCTTCTTGT GATCCCACTGCTACTTTTGTCTTTCCAACCGGTGTTGAGAAAACTCTTCATGAATGCATATACGCAATGAAAGGGTGCTATGGAGACCAAACGGGTAAACAGTTCCGAGTCTGGGTGGATCGTGTATTGTCCGCACCAATTGGCTTGAACACATGGCTAGTGAAGTTCGATAAGTGGGAGTTATCTG GTGATGAGCGATGTTGTTGTGTGACCACTACTAAAATAAATGCGAAG GGATCCGGTGGTGCTTCAGACGGGTACACTTGGGTGAGTGTGCAGCAGAAGTGGTTAGAAGGATATGAAAAGAAGGATACATCAATTTGGCTTTTCTAA